TCTCGCACCGTTTAATTTCAGATATTCACGCGTTATTCTACTGCACTGGCTGTCGCCTAAAGTGAAGTATAATCCCGAGCTCGACCGGTAACGTTTTTTCTGTTAGCTGTACAAATATATCGTCTTATGATTGCTTCTTCGACCTTGACTTTTTTAAAATCTGTTGCTGAGAACAATAACCGTGAGTGGTTTCAGGATCACAAGTCGGAGTACACGGCGGCGCGGGAGAATGTTCTTGATTTTACAGGAAAAGTTATCAAGGGACTAGCCCGCTTTGACCCCTCTATCCCATCAGATTTGCCGGCCAAAGATTGCGTGATGCGTATATACCGTGATATCAGGTTCAGCAAGGATAAATCGCCGCTCAAAACTAATTTTGGGATTGCCATCTCTTCTGCTGGTAAGAATTTCAAGGGGCCGGGCTATTATGTTCATATCAAGCCAGGCGAATGTTTCATTGCCGGGGGCTCCTGGTTCCCTCCTGCTGACGAACTTAAATCGATAAGACAGGAAATCGACTATAATGCGGAGGACTGGCACAGAGTTATTGATGATCCGGAGTTTGTAAGCCTTTTCGGTAGACCAGATACAGAAGGGAAACTTCGGACCGCCCCGAAAGGCTATACACCTGACCATCCGGAAATCGAGTTTTTAAAATTGAAAAGCTTCACTATGTTAAGGAAAGTATCCGAGAGGGACCTTACTTCGGATGAGTCTGTAGAATATGTAACGGGAATGTTTGAAAAATTATACCCTTTTATGCTTTTTTTGCGCAATGCGATTTCTTAATATTGTAGCATGAACAAATTAGTCCTCTTCTTATTTACAGCTCTTTTCCTGAGTTCCTGTGTCGTTTTATCACCCAAAAAGTATAAATCACTGCTGGCTCAGCGCGATTCGTTGTCTAATGGCTTAAACGAAGCGAATGCGAGGATTGAAAGTTTAGAGGAAGAGGTCTTTCGTCTTAAGTCGGATACTACACTGCTCCATAGCCAAATAGCCGATCTGACGTCAAAAATTAATGGTCTGAATAGTAATAATGCGAACCTTAGAGCAGCCAGTGATAAGTTATCTGAGAATTTGAAGCGCCGCGAGGCCCGTTTGAAAGAGGTTGAGGATATACTGCGTAAGCGGGATGAAGCTACGCTGGCGTTAAAGGACAAACTGCAAAAGGCGCTGCTCGGTTTTCAACAGAGCGGGCTTTCTGTCGAGATCAGGAACGGTAAAGTATATGTTTCATTAACAGATAAGCTTTTGTTTAGTACAGGAAGCATAATCATAGATGAAAAAGGCAAGCAAGCGCTGGCTGGGCTGGCTACTGTTCTGAAATCGCAGCCTGAGATTAACATTTCAGTTGAGGGACATACCGACAATCAAAGGGTTGTAAACCTTGGACAAATAAAAGATAACTGGGATCTTAGTGTATTACGCGCCACTTCGGTGGTTCGGTATCTGACCGACGTTCAGCAAATTGAGAGTGCGCGTCTTACAGCAACCGGTAAAGGCCAGTTTCAGCCTATCGAAGATGCAAATACCCCTGAAGCAAGAAGCAGGAACAGACGCATCGAAATAGTACTCTCTCCGAAGCTGGATGAGTTATACGACTTAATTAAATAGACTTCTGTTCTCACAAGAATAATGCGATTTTGCCAGAAAAATGCTTCAAGTCATTTTTTTTGGCAAGTTTCAGTCCTACTTTTATAGCAGTACTTCTGTTAGATAGTGATCTATTCTCAGAATCTATACAGAACTAACCTCTTATAGCCAGACAGGATGAAAATCGCTATTATTTACTGTTCTAAACATGGCACTACGGGTAAGATTGCAAAGCTGATTGCTGAAAAAAGGAGTGCAGACGACGTTGATCTTGTTAATCTCATGGACAGCGACGAGCCTGTGGTTGATCAATATGATCAGATAGTTATCGGGGGATCGATACATTACGGAAGGATACAGAAGAACATTAAACGTTTTTGTGAACGCAATACTGATAAATTAATACAAAAAGATCTTGGCCTGTTTATCTGTTGTATGCTCGACGAAAAGAAAGAGGAGCAATTTGAGAACGCATTTCCCTAGGTCTTAAGGCAACATAGCAAAGCCAAGGGTTGTTTTGGCGGAGAGTTCCTGATAGAGAAGATGAATTTTCTTGAAAAGCTTATCGTAAAAAAAGTAGCAAATACTACCGCAAGTTCTTCTCACATAAACTTTGACGAAGTGGATCATTTTATAGCGCAATTAGGTAAATAGGGCTATTGGTTTTGTTTTTTCTTGTTAGCGAGGGGCGTGTTTAACGTTCTGATCTTTTGTGATTAGTCTCTTCCAATTTAAAAAAATGTCGGAAATCATTTTTTTAAATTGAGAGGCAGTCTATTTTTACTTGCTCTAGCTGGTATATCCGGATCCTTGTTCTGAATCTATACAGTAGTAAAACTTTTATTAACATCAGAAATACAATGCAAGTAGCGATTGTTTACTGTTCTAAACACGGTGCAACAGAAAAGGTAGTGAAGCTAATTGGAGAGAAACACAACGATAATGAGGTTTATTTTTTTAATCTTCTAAAGGGCTCCGCTCCGGAGGTAAAAGAATTCGACAGGATTATAATTGGAGGCCCCATTTATTTCGGCATGATTCAAAACCCAATTAAGGATTTTTGCAAGCAGAATGCAAGGGCCCTTCTACGGAAAGAACTTGGTTTGTTCATTTGCTGCATGCTTGCTGAACAACAGAACGAGCTTTTCGAAAATGCCTTTCCCGAAAAACTACGCTTACACAGCAAGGCGAACGCTTGTTTTGGATGGGAACTGAATGTCGGAAATTTGAATTTTTTTGAAAAACTCATCGTTCAAAAGGTTGCAAATAGCCACGGCGGATCTCATATCGACATTCCGGAAATCGAGAGATTTGTAAACAGAATGAACTCGATAAGTAACAATCACACTGTTGCACACTAATCGATAAACTCCATCAAAGTATTAAAGAATACCAATTTGTTTTCGAAAGACTCCAGGAGCGGCCTGATAATTCCTGGCTCGTGAGCCTGCTTGAACATATGGTAGTTACCTATATTATTCGTTGTAACCTGGAGGCAGTAGGTCTCTCCCGCGTTTGGTGAATCAAGTACCTTTAATAATCTCTGAGAAATAAAGAGGTCTGTATTTGCGACCGCTGGGAGAAGCTTCTCATTCATCCATTCAAGCCATTCTGAATTGACTGTATCGTCAATGATAAAAGTGATATTGTATAAAATCATTTTGCGAAGATAGAACCGGGCAGTCATCTATCCAACATTATCTCCCCTTAAGTTTCTGAATCGTTTCCTTGCTTCGGTGACATAGAGGCTTCCGGGAAAAGCTGTTATCAATTTCTGGTAATACATTTTGGCTTTTTCAGGGTCATGCAATTTAGTTTCGTATGTTTCAGCAAGGATAAATAAGGCATCGTCTGCCCATACGTCATAGCTATAGAGTTCTGTTATGGCTAACAGGCATTCGACTGCTTTCTGTAGGTTATTTTGTTTCAGAAATACTTTTGATTTTGACATGAGGATGTCATCAGAAAGGGAGTTCCCGGGATATGCTTTATCAATGCTGTCAAGCGTTGATAAAGCCTCCTGGAGTTTCCCTGCGAAAATAAGCTTGTCGGCAAGCGCGTATTTTATCAGGGCATTTGTGTCGGCTAAAGATTCAGTGTTCTCAGAGATCAGGAGGCTCAGATTGAGGGCGTCATTGGCAATCAATTGCGAAGTAGAACTTTTTAATACGTCGAGCTGAGCCTTGGCCCATGCGAAATCTGCCTGGTAGTATGAAAGCTTTGCTTTCCGGTATTTGGCTTCCTGACCTATTGGCTGATCAGCAAATTCTTTTTCTGCTTGTCCGTAAATGAGAGCTGCTTCCCATAATTCGTCAGTTAAGATATAAACATCTCCCAGTTCAAGTTTTATTTGTCCGGTAACTGATGCCGGTAGTCCAGGCATTTTCAATATTTCTTCAAGCAGCGTTCTGGCTTCCGATGGTTTATTCAGATAATAAGCCTGCAGCCTCGCCAGTTCGCGCATGGCAAATACCGTCGTTTTTCCCTTGCCGGCTTCCTTCAGTAAAGTGGTATAGCTATCTTCAAGTTTTATTAAGTCTGCATCCGTAAACCTGCCTCCTGTTAGAAGATGCATGCGATGCTTCAGTATTTGCATTTTAGCTGGAATATAATATTCGCTCCCGGGGCCCTTTTTTATAAGATATTCAAGTCCTTCGATAGCCTGAAGAGATGCTTCATTGCCAATAAGCAGCGCCAGATCGTATACTCGCCCGCCATCTTCCCTGAGTCGTTTATCCGTAGCAATCACCTGCTTTAGCGCTGCTGAGTAGTCTTTTTGCTGAATATACGTCCATACCAGAAGATCTGAATATATCGTGTTGCCGGGCTCCTTCTCCATTTTTCTGAGCAGGGGGGCTTTCAAAATCGAGTAATCCTCTCCCGTCTCAAAAATAGTTGCGATCGAGCTTTTGGCCTGGCTGAGAAAACGCTCACCCTGGTCGCTGCCCAGGATATGCAGGTATTCATTAACGAGCATTTGTTTGTCTTTCTGATAGCGGTAGAGAGACAGGAGATCAAAAGAGAACGCGCTCTCGTCTTTAAGTAACTTTCGGCCATTCAGTAATGTTCTTATTGAATAGTTATAAGCGCTTGCACGATAAAACGCAACCGCGAGATCGCGGATATGATATTCATTGGGAGGAAGCTCTTTTATTAGTTTATTATACCATTCACCTGCTTTCTCCTGCTGCCCCTGATCCTGGAATATTCGTCCATAATCTACTTTATAAACATACGAATCGGGTTGAGCCTTTATCATTTGGCTAACCACTTGTTGAGCCTCTTCGTATTTTCTCAGCTTTAACAAGGTATTGAGATACTGGTCGTAATACTGGGGCTGGCGGCCTTCGTTGAACAACATTTGATAACGGGTAAAGGCCTTTTCCCAGTCGCCTGTTTGGTAATGCTGCATTGCAAGCTCATCGTCGTCCGGAAGTTGAGCAACCACCGTGAACGAAGATAAAATGACCAGCAAAACGCAACACAGCTTCTTCATTGGTATAAGAGCAAATATGAGTTAATATAACGATTGAAACAGCTTTCTTTGCATATATACGATATTTATATTTTGATGCTGGGATGACCACAGAGCTTAATTACGAGACTAAGCATCCGCTGTATTTTATTTGTTACGTGACTAAGTTAATAAAAGAAGTAATTTAGTGTTAAAATCCGCATTCTTGAACGGAGGGCTTATTGGGGAAATGTTTATGGAAAGAAAGTTTAAGACATATATGTTAATGATCGTGCTGTT
The window above is part of the Arcticibacter tournemirensis genome. Proteins encoded here:
- a CDS encoding DUF2461 domain-containing protein, with product MIASSTLTFLKSVAENNNREWFQDHKSEYTAARENVLDFTGKVIKGLARFDPSIPSDLPAKDCVMRIYRDIRFSKDKSPLKTNFGIAISSAGKNFKGPGYYVHIKPGECFIAGGSWFPPADELKSIRQEIDYNAEDWHRVIDDPEFVSLFGRPDTEGKLRTAPKGYTPDHPEIEFLKLKSFTMLRKVSERDLTSDESVEYVTGMFEKLYPFMLFLRNAIS
- a CDS encoding OmpA family protein: MNKLVLFLFTALFLSSCVVLSPKKYKSLLAQRDSLSNGLNEANARIESLEEEVFRLKSDTTLLHSQIADLTSKINGLNSNNANLRAASDKLSENLKRREARLKEVEDILRKRDEATLALKDKLQKALLGFQQSGLSVEIRNGKVYVSLTDKLLFSTGSIIIDEKGKQALAGLATVLKSQPEINISVEGHTDNQRVVNLGQIKDNWDLSVLRATSVVRYLTDVQQIESARLTATGKGQFQPIEDANTPEARSRNRRIEIVLSPKLDELYDLIK
- a CDS encoding flavodoxin domain-containing protein, with the protein product MKIAIIYCSKHGTTGKIAKLIAEKRSADDVDLVNLMDSDEPVVDQYDQIVIGGSIHYGRIQKNIKRFCERNTDKLIQKDLGLFICCMLDEKKEEQFENAFP
- a CDS encoding flavodoxin domain-containing protein, which produces MQVAIVYCSKHGATEKVVKLIGEKHNDNEVYFFNLLKGSAPEVKEFDRIIIGGPIYFGMIQNPIKDFCKQNARALLRKELGLFICCMLAEQQNELFENAFPEKLRLHSKANACFGWELNVGNLNFFEKLIVQKVANSHGGSHIDIPEIERFVNRMNSISNNHTVAH
- a CDS encoding DUF4286 family protein; protein product: MILYNITFIIDDTVNSEWLEWMNEKLLPAVANTDLFISQRLLKVLDSPNAGETYCLQVTTNNIGNYHMFKQAHEPGIIRPLLESFENKLVFFNTLMEFID
- a CDS encoding tetratricopeptide repeat protein, with the translated sequence MKKLCCVLLVILSSFTVVAQLPDDDELAMQHYQTGDWEKAFTRYQMLFNEGRQPQYYDQYLNTLLKLRKYEEAQQVVSQMIKAQPDSYVYKVDYGRIFQDQGQQEKAGEWYNKLIKELPPNEYHIRDLAVAFYRASAYNYSIRTLLNGRKLLKDESAFSFDLLSLYRYQKDKQMLVNEYLHILGSDQGERFLSQAKSSIATIFETGEDYSILKAPLLRKMEKEPGNTIYSDLLVWTYIQQKDYSAALKQVIATDKRLREDGGRVYDLALLIGNEASLQAIEGLEYLIKKGPGSEYYIPAKMQILKHRMHLLTGGRFTDADLIKLEDSYTTLLKEAGKGKTTVFAMRELARLQAYYLNKPSEARTLLEEILKMPGLPASVTGQIKLELGDVYILTDELWEAALIYGQAEKEFADQPIGQEAKYRKAKLSYYQADFAWAKAQLDVLKSSTSQLIANDALNLSLLISENTESLADTNALIKYALADKLIFAGKLQEALSTLDSIDKAYPGNSLSDDILMSKSKVFLKQNNLQKAVECLLAITELYSYDVWADDALFILAETYETKLHDPEKAKMYYQKLITAFPGSLYVTEARKRFRNLRGDNVG